Proteins encoded by one window of Danaus plexippus chromosome Z, MEX_DaPlex, whole genome shotgun sequence:
- the LOC116777997 gene encoding uncharacterized protein CG1161-like, whose product MIIKLFYVVFVITCSTLVSASYEDKRCKCVCPSPAAVLNNTVGSDRKLYIGNVPPNKCNCDGVILPRVGELIKGREQEFCPRCECKYENRNTTIIKVVVIIVIWVIMLLVAYMGFLICLDPLINKRAKASYQEHTNEDDESTISEPSHHMGTRGNVLNRVTHQQDKWKRQVREQRRNIYDRHTMLN is encoded by the exons atgattattaaattgttttatgtcgTCTTTGTTATAACATGTTCAACTTTAGTCTCG GCTTCGTATGAAGATAAAAGATGCAAATGTGTGTGCCCCAGTCCAGCCGCTGTCCTCAACAACACAGTGGGTTCAGACCGGAAGTTATACATTGGCAATGTCCCACCCAATAAATG TAACTGTGATGGCGTTATTCTTCCACGAGTAGGTGAATTAATCAAAGGCCGTGAGCAAGAATTTTGTCCCCGCTGTGAATGCAAATATGAAAACAGGAACACCACAATTATAAAG GTTGTAGTCATAATTGTAATTTGGGTTATTATGCTTCTTGTGGCATACATGGGATTCCTCATATGTCTGGATCCCCTCATCAACAAACGTGCAAAAGCTTCATACCAAGAGCACACTAATGAGGAT GATGAAAGTACAATCAGTGAGCCATCACATCACATGGGTACCCGAGGAAATGTTCTGAACCGCGTCACACATCAGCAAGACAAATGGAAGCGCCAGGTCAGGGAACAGCGCCGTAACATTTATGATAGGCACACTATGCTCAATTAG
- the LOC116777998 gene encoding transmembrane protein 9B-like — MSLKFLFVLLVLSVAVRSQFYENKRCRCICPTPASVSLNNSSKSDRTLYIAYVPPSKCNCDGVILPKVTDEIKDNAQMFCPRCDCRYETRNTTIIMVVVILVVWMVMLLVGYYIFLVFLEFLISRKQTQHNQNKGDIEESENLLMMVVDPDE; from the exons ATGTCTCTTAAATTCCTATTTGTGCTTTTGGTTCTGAGTGTGGCTGTTAGG TCACAATTTTACGAGAATAAAAGATGTCGTTGTATTTGTCCTACACCAGCTTCAGTCAGCCTCAATAATAGCTCAAAATCGGACAGAACACTATATATTGCTTATGTTCCACCAAGCAAGTG TAATTGTGACGGTGTTATCTTACCAAAGGTAACTGATGAGATAAAAGATAATGCACAAATGTTTTGCCCAAGATGTGACTGTCGATATGAAACACGAAATACTACAATTATCATG GTTGTGGTTATATTAGTAGTTTGGATGGTGATGCTATTAGtaggttattatatttttctggtGTTCctggaatttttaataagtaggAAACAAACACAACATAATCAAAATAAGGGAGATATTGAGGAG tctgaaaatttattaatgatggTTGTGGATCCTGATGAGTAA